From Streptomyces chrestomyceticus JCM 4735, one genomic window encodes:
- a CDS encoding transcriptional regulator, with product MTGENDTAAPRRPGAPTADGILDAAVRELAPGAADNPLVTRIAAGEAPREVFTVLALEQHQIITADRGSFRHLARRADGNPPVAAFFEALAEGESMALGALSGLEETCGVDAGALREYEPRAGCQAYPSYVARLALEAEPADVVIALSANFAAWGGYCATVAHALRTRYAFPEAACAFFDFFAEPAAELTVLAHDAVRHGLGASRVTPRLAHRHGRLLQEYELMFWTALAE from the coding sequence ATGACCGGTGAGAACGACACGGCCGCTCCGCGGCGGCCGGGAGCGCCCACCGCCGACGGCATCCTCGACGCCGCGGTCCGCGAACTGGCGCCCGGCGCGGCGGACAATCCGCTCGTGACGCGGATTGCCGCGGGCGAGGCGCCGCGCGAGGTGTTCACCGTACTCGCCCTGGAACAGCACCAGATCATCACCGCCGACCGGGGCAGCTTCCGCCACCTGGCGCGGCGCGCCGACGGCAACCCGCCGGTGGCGGCCTTCTTCGAGGCGCTGGCCGAGGGCGAGTCGATGGCGCTCGGCGCGCTGAGCGGGCTGGAGGAGACCTGCGGAGTCGACGCCGGCGCGCTGCGGGAGTACGAGCCGCGGGCCGGGTGCCAGGCGTACCCGTCGTACGTGGCGCGGCTGGCGCTGGAGGCGGAACCCGCCGACGTGGTGATCGCGCTGTCCGCCAACTTCGCGGCCTGGGGCGGGTACTGCGCCACCGTCGCGCACGCCCTGCGCACCCGCTACGCCTTTCCCGAAGCGGCGTGCGCCTTCTTCGACTTCTTCGCCGAACCCGCCGCGGAACTCACCGTCCTGGCCCACGACGCGGTACGGCACGGACTCGGCGCCTCTCGGGTCACACCCCGCCTCGCGCACCGGCACGGCCGGCTGCTCCAGGAGTACGAGCTGATGTTCTGGACGGCGCTCGCGGAATGA
- a CDS encoding DUF732 domain-containing protein: MKHRTAVAWSAALIAAAGLTACGGGAKSESRPSAAPSGSGAPSEQAPSKAIADAEARLGIPPKPDTATQQRYIAALDAISRDIVNGKPERAVSRGRSTCGAIHSFPKDHAKQVDQTRQRFSGATQFTPEQAEKILQAVHTHLCPKN, encoded by the coding sequence GTGAAACACCGCACCGCCGTCGCCTGGTCCGCCGCGCTCATCGCCGCCGCGGGGCTCACCGCGTGCGGGGGCGGCGCAAAGAGCGAGAGCCGGCCGTCCGCCGCGCCGTCGGGTTCCGGCGCCCCGTCGGAGCAGGCACCGTCCAAGGCCATCGCCGACGCGGAGGCGCGGCTGGGCATCCCCCCGAAGCCCGACACCGCGACCCAGCAGCGCTACATCGCCGCCCTCGACGCGATATCCCGCGACATCGTGAACGGGAAACCGGAGCGCGCGGTGAGCCGCGGCAGAAGCACCTGCGGCGCGATCCACTCCTTCCCCAAGGACCACGCCAAGCAGGTGGACCAGACCCGGCAGCGTTTCTCCGGGGCGACCCAATTCACCCCGGAGCAGGCGGAGAAGATTCTGCAGGCCGTGCACACCCATCTGTGTCCGAAGAATTGA
- a CDS encoding RraA family protein, translating to MEHGALRERFAGLTTAHLADACLRARTPVRCAPPPLRALVPGARLAGRVLPARHVGSVDVFLEALDGAAPGDVLVADNGGRTDESCVGDLIALEALAAGLDGMVVWGLHRDTADLRDIGLPVFSLGATPTGPRRLDARPDGALDSATVGEWTVGRADLVFGDDDGVLFLPAAGAGDLLAIAESVRDTERRQADRIRGGEPLRRQLEFAAYLAGRRRDPALTFRAHLRAVGGAVEE from the coding sequence ATGGAGCACGGAGCATTGCGAGAGCGGTTCGCGGGGCTGACCACGGCCCACCTGGCGGACGCGTGTCTGCGGGCCCGGACGCCGGTGCGCTGTGCGCCCCCGCCGCTGCGGGCGCTGGTACCGGGTGCCCGGCTGGCCGGCCGGGTGCTGCCCGCCCGGCACGTGGGGAGTGTGGACGTCTTTCTCGAAGCGCTGGACGGTGCCGCGCCCGGCGATGTGCTGGTGGCCGACAACGGCGGCCGGACCGACGAGAGTTGTGTCGGCGACCTGATCGCGCTGGAGGCACTGGCCGCCGGGCTGGACGGCATGGTCGTCTGGGGCCTGCACCGTGACACGGCCGACCTGCGGGACATCGGCCTGCCGGTCTTCAGCCTGGGGGCGACACCGACCGGGCCGCGGCGCCTGGACGCCCGTCCGGACGGCGCGCTGGACAGCGCCACGGTGGGGGAGTGGACCGTCGGCCGCGCCGACCTGGTGTTCGGCGACGACGACGGTGTGCTCTTCCTGCCCGCCGCGGGCGCCGGCGACCTCCTGGCGATCGCGGAGTCGGTCCGCGACACCGAGCGCCGGCAGGCCGACCGGATCCGGGGCGGCGAGCCGCTGCGCCGGCAGTTGGAGTTCGCCGCCTATCTTGCCGGGCGGCGGCGCGATCCCGCGCTGACCTTCCGCGCGCATCTGCGGGCCGTGGGCGGAGCCGTCGAGGAATGA